In Streptomyces sp. 71268, the DNA window GTGTGGGTACGCAGCACGATGCCGGACTCCGCGTCCTGCTCGGCGTCCTGCCCGCCGGCTCCCGCACCGTCGGTGGCGCGCACGAAGAAGGTGTCCTGCATGGCGCGCGCCGGGTGGTCGGGCGTGAAGTTGAGCGCGTCGAAGTTGAACCACTCCGCCTCGACCTCGGGCCCCTCGGCCACCTCGTAGCCCATCGCGACGAAGACGTCCTCGATGCGCTCGGAGAGGGTGGTCAGCGGGTGCCGGGCGCCGGGCGTGAACCGGTCGGTGGGCAGCGTGACGTCCACCGCCTCCTCGACCAGCACGCGCGCGTCGCGCTCCGCCTCCAACTCCTCCTGCCGCGCCTTGAGCGCCCGCGACACCTCGCCACGGGCCCCGCCGACGCGCTTGCCCGCGTCCGCCTTGGCCTGCGGCGGCAGCGCGCCGATCTCGCGGTTGGCCAGGGCCAGCGGCGAGCGGTCGCCGGTGTGCGCGACCTTCGCCTCATGCAGGGCCGCGAGGTCCCCGGCCGCGGCGAACGCGGCCAGTGCCTCGTCCCGCATCCGGGCGATCTCTTCCGGTTTCAGTGCCTCGACCTCTACCGGGTCAAAGGACTTGTTGGGTGCCGACATCTCTTCCCGTGCTTCCGATTGGCTGCTGGCTTCGCCCCGCCTCGGCGCCTTGTTCTCGTCCGGATGCCGAGCACGTGTGGCTCAGCCGACGATGGTGGTGCCAAAGGTGCCAAAGGTCGAGTCTACGGGGCGTGTGTACTCGTCCGAGCCCGTAGGGGTCGCCGGGCCACCGCCCGACGGTGGTCAGGCCAGATGGGCCGGGGCCCCCACGGGCAGGGTAAATCGGAACTCCGCGCCGCCGGCGCTGGAGCGGCCGACCGTGATGGTCCCGCCGTGCGCCTCGACGATGCCCTTGACGATGTAGAGCCCGAGTCCGGTGCCGCCGCGCTTGCTGCCGCGCCAGAAGCGGGTGAAGACGCGCCCCATGGACTCCTCGGGGATGCCGGAGCCCTCGTCGCTGATGGTGACGGCGGTGCTCGGCTGGGCGGCGGAGTCCACGGCTGACCCTTCTGGCTGGGCGGTGACGACGGTGGGGGTCACCTCGATGGTGACGGTTCCCTCGCCGTGCCGCACGGCGTTTTCCAGCAGGTTGCCCAGCACCTGGTCGACCTTGTCCGGGTCTGCCCACAGATCCGGCAGCGGCTCCACGACCTTGATCAGGAACAGGTCGGGGCGCTGGCCGGCCGTGGTGTGCGCCTGGACGTGACGGCGCACGGCGGCGGCCATGTCCACGCACTGGCGGCGCACCTCGAGGCGCCCGGAGTCGATGCGGGAGATGTCCAGCAGTTCGGCTATCAGCCGGGTGACCCGGTTGGCGTCGGCGTCCACCGTCTCCAGCATCAGCCGCTTCTGGTCGTCGGTGAACCTCTCCCACTTGGCGAGCAGCGTGGCCGTGAACCCCTTCACCGAGGTCAGCGGCGAGCGCAGCTCGTGGGCGACGGTGGCGATCAGCTCCGCGTGGCTGCGCTCGGTACGGCGCCTGGCCTCGGTGCCGCGCAGGGTGACCACGAGGCGGCGCAGCGGACCGGTGGGGCGCACCCGCACGTACCGCGCGGCGACCAGCACCTCGCGCCCGCCGGGCAGCAGCAGGTTGCGCTCCGGCTGGCCGACGCGGGTGGTCAGCCCTCCGTACGGATCGGTCAGCGCCCACCAGCGGCGCCCCTCCAGGTCCTCCAGGGGCAGCACCTGTTCGAGCTGGTGGCCGATGGCCTCGGCGGCGGGCGTGGCCGTGATGCGGGCCGCCGCGGCGTTGAAGCAGGTCACCCGGCCCCGCTCGTCGGCGACCACGAGGCCGTCCGGCAGGTCGTCGGGGTGCAGTCCGATGGCGGACGCCTCACCCGTCCACGCGTCGAGCTCGCCGGGCAGGCACTGGCCTGGCGCATGCGAGGTGGCCGCTGTCGCGCCGGAAACCCTGACGTTCATCCCCGCACCCCCTCTCGGGCCCCAGGGCCGCAACCCTACTAGGTCGAGGTGACGCAGCGGAGCCCCTCCGTCGCTACGAGCGGGCGCGCTGGGCGCGCGCGGAGGCGTACAGGCACACGGCGGCGGCGGTCGCCAGGTTCAGACTCTCGGCCTTGCCGTGGATCGGCACCCGTACGACCTCGTCGGCCAGCGCGCGGGTCTCCTCCGGCAGTCCCCACGCCTCGTTGCCGAAGACCCAGGC includes these proteins:
- the pheS gene encoding phenylalanine--tRNA ligase subunit alpha; the encoded protein is MSAPNKSFDPVEVEALKPEEIARMRDEALAAFAAAGDLAALHEAKVAHTGDRSPLALANREIGALPPQAKADAGKRVGGARGEVSRALKARQEELEAERDARVLVEEAVDVTLPTDRFTPGARHPLTTLSERIEDVFVAMGYEVAEGPEVEAEWFNFDALNFTPDHPARAMQDTFFVRATDGAGAGGQDAEQDAESGIVLRTHTSPVQVRSMLDREPPIYVVCPGRVYRTDELDATHTPVFHQVELLAIDEGLTMADLKGTLDHMVGALFGAGVRTRLRPNYFPFTEPSAEMDMQCYVCHGESVGNPDRPCRTCSSEGWIELGGCGMVNPRVLVACGIDPEKYSGFAFGFGIERMLMFRHNVEDMRDMVEGDVRFTRPFGMEI
- a CDS encoding ATP-binding protein; its protein translation is MNVRVSGATAATSHAPGQCLPGELDAWTGEASAIGLHPDDLPDGLVVADERGRVTCFNAAAARITATPAAEAIGHQLEQVLPLEDLEGRRWWALTDPYGGLTTRVGQPERNLLLPGGREVLVAARYVRVRPTGPLRRLVVTLRGTEARRRTERSHAELIATVAHELRSPLTSVKGFTATLLAKWERFTDDQKRLMLETVDADANRVTRLIAELLDISRIDSGRLEVRRQCVDMAAAVRRHVQAHTTAGQRPDLFLIKVVEPLPDLWADPDKVDQVLGNLLENAVRHGEGTVTIEVTPTVVTAQPEGSAVDSAAQPSTAVTISDEGSGIPEESMGRVFTRFWRGSKRGGTGLGLYIVKGIVEAHGGTITVGRSSAGGAEFRFTLPVGAPAHLA